The genome window GCCAGGCCCTGGCGCAGCAGCGCCCGCTGGATGACGGTCAGCTCCTTGAGGTCGTCCTCGGTCCGCCGCCAGCGTGCCTCCGGGCGGCGGCGCAGCGCGCCGAGACCGGTGCAGGGCGCGTCGATGAGCACGCGGTCGGCCCAGCCCGGCGCCCAGGGCGGGACGGTGCCGTCGGCCTGCAGCACCGACACCGGCGACCCGCTCACCGCCGCCGCCACCAACCGCGCCCGATGCGCCGCCAGCTCCACCGCGACGACCCGCGTCCCCGCCCCGCCGGGAGGTGCGGCTCCGCCGGGAGGTGCGGCTCCGCCGGGGGCGGGCGCGTCTGTCCCGGCGCCGCCGGTGAGAGCGGGTCCGGAGGGCGGCGCGGTGCGCAGCGCGGCGACGGCGCCCAAGAGCGCTGCTTTGCCGCCGGGGCCGGCGCAGAGGTCGAGCCAGCGGGCGTCGGGACCGTCGAGCGGCGCCCGGGCGAGCGCGAGCGCGCAGAGCTGGCTGCCCTCGTCCTGCACGGCCGCCCGGCCGTCCCGGACCGCGACCAGCGCGCCGGGATCGCCCCCGGCCGGCAGCCGCACCGCGTACGGCGACCACGGCCCGGGCTCGCCCCCGGCCTGCTCGGCCAGCTCGTCCCGGTCGGCGCGACCGGGCCGGGCGACCAGGTGGGTCTGCGGCCGGGCGTCGTCGGCGGCGAGCGCCTCCTCGGTCTCGGCCGGGTCGCCGAGGGCGTCGCGGAAGGCGGCCGCGATCCAGACCGGGTGCGCGTACCGCAGCGCGAGCAGGGCCAGCGGGTCGGCCGGCGCGACCTCGGCGATCCAGGCGTCCCAGTCCTGCCGGGCGATCCGGCGCAGCACCGCGTTGACGAACCCGGCCGCCCGCCGCGGGGCCAGGTCGACGGTCGCGGAGACGGCCGCGTGCGATGGCACCCGGGTCCGCAGCAGCTGGTACGCCCCCAGCCGCAGCGCCGCCCGCGCGGCCGGGTCGATCGCGTTCATCGACCGGTCGGCGCAGCGGGCCAGGAACACGTCCAGGGTGCCGGCCGCGCGCAGCGTGCCGTACCCGAGCTCGGTCGCGAACGCCGCGTCCCGGCCGGTCAGGCCGCGCTCGCGCAGCAGGCCGGGCAGGGTCAGGTTCGCGTACGCGTCGCGCTCGTCGACCGCGCGCAGCAGGTCGTACGCGACCCGCCGGGCCGGGTCGGCCTCGCGTCGCGGGGCCGGACGCGTCGGCCCCGGCCGCCGGCCCGCTGCCCCACCCCGCCGCCCAGCCGGCGGCCGCGCGCTCACGCCGGGGTTCCGAGACGGGCGCCGGCGGTCGGGCGCGCACCGCGGGCCCAGTCCGCGGCCGGCATCGGCCGCTTCCCCGGCGCCTGCACGTCGCCCAGCTCCACCGGATCGGTCGCGGTCCCGACCAGCACCCGCCGCCGCTGCACCAGCAACTCCCCCGGCGCCAGCGCAGCGGCATCGGACGACGGCCGCACCGGTCCGAGCTTGAGCCGGTCCGGCCCGTACGTGGTCCAGGCCCCGGGCGCGGGCGTGCACGCCCGGACCAGTCGGTCCACCCGCAGCGCCGGCGCGTTCCAGTCGACGTGCGCGTCCTCGACGGTGATCTTCGGCGCCGTCGAGACGCCCTCGGCCGGCTGCGGCCGCGGCACCAGCGTGCCGTCCTCGATCCCGTCCAGCGTCGCCACCAGCAGCCCGGCGCCGGCGGCGGACAGCCGCTCCAGCAGGGTGCCGGCGGTGTCGCGCGGGCGGACGGTCTCGGTCAGCACGCCGTACACGG of Mycobacteriales bacterium contains these proteins:
- a CDS encoding transcription antitermination factor NusB; translation: MSARPPAGRRGGAAGRRPGPTRPAPRREADPARRVAYDLLRAVDERDAYANLTLPGLLRERGLTGRDAAFATELGYGTLRAAGTLDVFLARCADRSMNAIDPAARAALRLGAYQLLRTRVPSHAAVSATVDLAPRRAAGFVNAVLRRIARQDWDAWIAEVAPADPLALLALRYAHPVWIAAAFRDALGDPAETEEALAADDARPQTHLVARPGRADRDELAEQAGGEPGPWSPYAVRLPAGGDPGALVAVRDGRAAVQDEGSQLCALALARAPLDGPDARWLDLCAGPGGKAALLGAVAALRTAPPSGPALTGGAGTDAPAPGGAAPPGGAAPPGGAGTRVVAVELAAHRARLVAAAVSGSPVSVLQADGTVPPWAPGWADRVLIDAPCTGLGALRRRPEARWRRTEDDLKELTVIQRALLRQGLAAARPGGVVAYVVCSPHLAETREVVEDVLTDGTADLLDAGPYFPADGPMVQLWPHLHGTDAMFCALLRRR
- the fmt gene encoding methionyl-tRNA formyltransferase produces the protein MKIVFAGTPAVALPPLRALLASRHEVVAVVTRPDAPAGRGRHERRSPVSGLAESAGIPVLSPARPREPSFLVALAELEPDCCPVVAYGALVPRPALDIPEHGWVNLHFSLLPAWRGAAPVQAAVLHGDEVTGATTFELEEGLDTGPVYGVLTETVRPRDTAGTLLERLSAAGAGLLVATLDGIEDGTLVPRPQPAEGVSTAPKITVEDAHVDWNAPALRVDRLVRACTPAPGAWTTYGPDRLKLGPVRPSSDAAALAPGELLVQRRRVLVGTATDPVELGDVQAPGKRPMPAADWARGARPTAGARLGTPA